The Methanobrevibacter millerae genome includes the window AGAAGTAACCAATAATGATTGCTCCAATAGCTGCTTGAAGAGCAAATATTAAACTTTCAATTTCTCCACTTGGTGGTTCCCAAATTGATTTATACCAAGGTTCAAAACCTGTTTTTTCTACAGCCTGACCAGCAGCATCATCTGATCCACCAAAGTATCCATCATCCTCACCATGACCACTATACATTATTAATGGTGCTATGAATATAATTATACAAATAACACCTAATAAAATTAAAGTATTTCTGTTCATAATATCACCTATGATTCATTTGGAGCTAAAGCATCGAGTTTAGCTAATAATTTTGGTTTGTATGCTTTTAATCTATCCCAAATAATTACAGTCAAAATACCTTCACCAACAGCTAATGGAATTTGTGTTACAGCAAAGATTATTAAGAAATTGGTTAATGCTGTACCAAAGTTAGGAGATGGGAAAGCTAAAGCTAATTGGAATGAAGTAGCAACATAAGTTAATAAGTCTCCTAAGAATGCTGCAAAGAAAATTGCAATAGTAGAAGAGATATTTGCTTTTGTTAAAGCTTTATATACAATCCAAGCAATAAATGGACCAACAATACCCATTGAGAAAATGTTTGCACCCAAAGTGGTTAATCCACCGTGAGCAAGCAAAATAGCTTGGAAAAGAAGTACTATAGTTGCTAAAACTGCGGTCACTGCAGGACCGAACAATGCTGCACCTAATCCGTTACCACAAGGGTGAGAACAGCTTCCAGTAACAGAAGGTAATTTCAAAGATGATAATACAAACATGAATGCTCCACTAACAGCAATTAATGCCTTAGATTCTGGAGTTTCATCTACTATTTTTTTAATTTGATATATACCGAATGCTACAACGATGATTGATATGACAAACCATATAATACACCAGAACAATGGTAAATATCCTTCCATAATATGCATGATAAATTCCTCTCTCAATTTAATATCAAATTTAGGTAAACTTAAATTTAAATATATTAATTACCATTTGACATGATTAGTTTTATTTTTATAATATATAAATCTAATTAAAAATTTATCAAGTATGATTTAATAAAATGATTGATTATATCAAACACATTTTAAAAAACCATGAAAGTAAATCCCAATTATAAAATAAATATAATACAATTCTAATCATGAATAAAATACATCAATCCAATTGTAATTAAATTTAATACAACAGAAATTTTTAGTATGACTAAAAATAATTCAAATAAATAAATATCAAAACAGCTTTTGAGAAAAAAATAATTTAAGCAGTAACAACAAATATTCAACCATGAACATTAAAAATAACCTAATTTTAGCATTAGATGTTGGAAGCGAATCAGAAGCAATAGACATTTGCGAAAAAGTAAAAGAAAGTATAGACACCATAAAAATTGGTTATCCTCTTGCACTTGCCGAAGGACTTGAAATAATCAAAAAATTAAAAGATAAATTTGGATTTAAAGTAATATGTGACTTTAAAGTAGCAGATATTGATGCGACAAATGAAAAAATCTGTGAAGAAACATTCAAAGCAGGAGCAGATGCTATAATATGTCATGGCTTTGTAGGACCAGACAGTGTACAGGCCTGCCTTGATGTTGCAAACAAATATGAAAAAGAACTGTTTCTTTTAACTGAAATGTCACATCCAGGAGCTAAAAAATTCCTACAACCCGCAGCTGATGAAATAGCCAAAATGGGTATTAAAATGGGAATTACAAACTATGTTGCTCCTGCAACCCGTCTTGATCGTTTACAGGATATTAGAAATATTGTTGGTGAAGATGCATATATCATATCTCCAGGTGTTGGAAAGCAAGGTGGAGACGGCAAAAAAACATTAGAAATTTCAAATGCAATAATTGTTGGAAGAAGTATTTACGAAGCAGAAAATCCAAAAGAAGCATGTGAAAATTTACTAAAATAATGTTAAAATTAACTAAAAATATTTTAATTATTAAATACATAAAACAATATGTTCTACTTATCATATGAACAAAAAAATAAAAAGGAGGATACAACATGGCGTCTAATGTAGGTAAATTAATTATGGAAACCATTTTAGGTTTAATTACTACCGCTTTTGCATTCGTAGCAGGTTTAGCATGGAACGAAGCTATTCAAGCATTAATTCAACAATTTGTCGGAACTGGAAGTGCTTTAACCAGCTTATTTACTTATGCAATTATCGTTACCGTTATTGCAGTCATTGTTACTGTAATCTTGGCAAGATTTGCTGCTAAAATGGGTATCGAATTAAACGAATAGAAAGGAAAATTTTTTCCTTTTTACTCTACTTTTTTAAATACAACACCAGCCATCATATATGAAACTTCAAATAAAATAAAGAATATAAACGTCCAGAATGAAAAAGCACCACATAAAGCCAATATAAATATGACAACCTTCATTACAAACCTATACTCAAAAAACGATTGAATAAACTTATTTTCTGTATAATTATATATTAGTTCATGACCTATTTCATCACCTAAAGCTGCCAATATTAATATTAACAAAACAATAATGCTCAATTGGGGCATTCCACAGGTAAAACATATTGCAGCGAAAATTACAAATGTTACAACATGATGAAGACCATCAACTTTGAAAGCCAACAAATTTCCTATTGCAATGGCAATGAAAATATATGCAGCACCGACATCAGAAACTGATGCAATTGCACAGGCCAATCCACACAATACTCCGAAAAAAGTAGCTAAAATCAAATTATTATTTATATCATACTCATCATCTGACAATTTCATGAAAAAACCAGATAGAATAAACAAAATAGCTAAATAAACATAATCCATAGTAACACCTAAATTTTATCTAAAACTGAAGCATAAATCAATGGAAATATTATTGTAACATCACCAATAACAGTTTCCAGAGTTGAACCGCATTTAGCTTTAGACCAGGATTTCGCTTCCTGCAGAGGAGCTCCGCTTAAACTGCCTGCCTCCGGTCTGTCCAAAGTTATTTGAATAGCTGAATCAAGTCCTCCTTTAAGCAATGTTGAAGCCAATGTGTAATGCTTAGTTAAACCACCGCCTAAAAGTATTCCTCCAATTCTTTCACTATCAAAAACAAAATCAGATAGATAATGCATATCCGCTACAGCATCAACAGTAAAATCATGATCCTGTGTAAACATCCATAACTGCAAACCAAACATGCTGTCAATCAAACCAGGTGCAAAGACAGGAGTCTTCATGCGAGCTGCAGTTGCTAAAAATGAGTTTTCATCATCAATCAATAATCCAACCTCATACAATAATTCCTGAATGGATATTTTGCTTTTACGAGAGGAGATATCTTCAAATATCTTAATTATTTCCCTTTCAAATATTGTAAAATCATCTGATCCCACATTTATATCAGCAATTCTTCCAATTCCATCAGCATTTAAGTCTTCATCATCACGTCCTTCATCACGATAATGATTTCCCCCAAATGCTTCCAGCATGTCATGAGTAATATTTGCCCCACTTGAAATAATCAGATTAACATGCTTATTTTTTATCATGTCAGTTACTATGTTTCTAAGGCCTCCAGGTATTAATGGACCACCTAAACTCATAAAAACATTCATTCCTACATCATTAATCATGTCACACAAAATATTAGAGGCTCTTGCTACTCTGCCAGATCCTAAAACTCCGGATTGGTCAAATTGCCCTATCAATTCAGATACTTTCATGTCTTTTTTTACATTTAATTGGTTAACTTTATCCATTTAATCACACTAATTAGTAAAAATTGGGAATTGTTCAAAATTAGTTATTGAATTTATTAAGTCTGTTCTTGTTACAATTCCAAGCAGGTTATTATCATTATCTGCTATTATTAATCTTGAAATAGATTTTTTAAATAGAATTTCAATTGCTTTTGCTATTTTTAAGTTTTCATTAATAATAATTACTTTTGTTGACATCAAATCGCCAACTGTAGCTTCATCATTATCTTCAGCAATTGCCTGAATCAAATCAGTAACAGTGAAAACACCAACAACCTTACCGTTTTTCATGACTGGTGCACCATCAATTCCATTTTCAGAAAACAATCTTGCAGCCTCTCTCAGGTCACAATCAATTTTTAGAGAAATTACATTTTTGCTTGCAATATCACCAACAGTTTGTTTTGGAATACTTCTTATTGTAGTTGTATCAACAAGCAATATATTATCCATATCATCTCTTCCAACAATCTCACCCATAATTCCCAAATTATTTACAGGTGTTGGACCTAACTTAATTGTATCGCCTAAATTCAAATCCTTAATGCTTCCAAGCACTTTAATGGCTGCCTCACATTCACCCGGTTGAGGCACTGAAGTAAATTCTATTTTTGCAACTGAAATATTATTTAATCTTTCATCATTTTTATAAATAGGAACCTTTGCTTCCTTATCAGAAATAGATATGTTTAAAGAATGATATGCTTCAATTGTTGGTTTATATCCTCCTCTTGGACCTGGAACTCCCTTAACTAAACCCAAACTCCTAAGTGATTGCATCTGATTACGAATTGTTCCAGGATTTCTATTCATAACTTCAGCAATATCTTCTCCCTTTATGGATTTTCCATCAGAAGACTGATATAAGTTTATTAGTGTTTGTAAAATTTCTTTTTGTACTGAGGTTAACATAATAATCACTCTTAACAATATTAAAATTAATATTAGTTTGTTAAATATACTTTATAAATATAATGATTTATCATGATATATTATTCAAACGAATTATATCGTTTTAAAAAAGAAAAATAAAAAATAAAAAAAGAATAATTAAATATTAAAATTTATTATTTTTGATCAGTTATGATAGTTTTCACATACATGTCTTTCCATAGAATGTGTGTGGGCATGCAAATGGCGAATACCATTTTCCGTTTGAATCGCATCAATTATTTCCACATTTTCATGTGAATGAGAATGTTCTCCATCATCATGCGTATGGTAATGATTATGCTGTGCTTTTTTACTAGTTTTATCAAAATTCCTATCATATAACAAAGCTGCATTTAAAACAACCAAACATGAGCCAGCATTGTGAACAATAGCTCCTGTAACAGGATTTAATAATCCCAAAACAGAACAAATTATAGCAGCTGCATTAATGGCCATAGACATGACAATATTTGCTTTGATTGTAAATAATGTGGAATTTGATAAATTCTTAAGATATGGAATTTTGGATATTTCATCACCTAAAAGAGCAATATCCGCAGCTTCAATAGCAACATCACTACCCATAGATCCCATAGCAACACTTACATTGGCAGTTTTTAATGCTGGTGCATCATTAACACCATCTCCCACCATACATACATTGCCACCGTTTTCCTGGAATTTTTCAATCCAATCCAGTTTTTCTTCTGGAAGGAGATTACCGTGAACTTCACCGATTCCAACTTTAGAAGCGAAATAATTAGCTGCTTGAGTATTATCCCCCGTAAGCAAAACAGTTTTTGTTTTTATATCATGCAATGCATTAATCATTTGAGGTGCATCTTCACGAATCATATCAGATAATGCTATGATTCCAACAACATCATTATTTTTACCGACGATGACAGTAGCCTTACCCTCATTTTTAAACTTATCCAAGTCTTCACCAATATCTGCTGAAATTCCATTTTCATTGATGAATTTAAGATTTCCTGCATAAATTTTATCTGAATTGATTTCACAGGATACCCCCAAACCAGGA containing:
- a CDS encoding energy-coupling factor ABC transporter substrate-binding protein — its product is MNRNTLILLGVICIIIFIAPLIMYSGHGEDDGYFGGSDDAAGQAVEKTGFEPWYKSIWEPPSGEIESLIFALQAAIGAIIIGYFFGLWRGQSSKEEE
- the cbiM gene encoding cobalt ECF transporter S component CbiM is translated as MHIMEGYLPLFWCIIWFVISIIVVAFGIYQIKKIVDETPESKALIAVSGAFMFVLSSLKLPSVTGSCSHPCGNGLGAALFGPAVTAVLATIVLLFQAILLAHGGLTTLGANIFSMGIVGPFIAWIVYKALTKANISSTIAIFFAAFLGDLLTYVATSFQLALAFPSPNFGTALTNFLIIFAVTQIPLAVGEGILTVIIWDRLKAYKPKLLAKLDALAPNES
- the pyrF gene encoding orotidine-5'-phosphate decarboxylase is translated as MNIKNNLILALDVGSESEAIDICEKVKESIDTIKIGYPLALAEGLEIIKKLKDKFGFKVICDFKVADIDATNEKICEETFKAGADAIICHGFVGPDSVQACLDVANKYEKELFLLTEMSHPGAKKFLQPAADEIAKMGIKMGITNYVAPATRLDRLQDIRNIVGEDAYIISPGVGKQGGDGKKTLEISNAIIVGRSIYEAENPKEACENLLK
- a CDS encoding DUF5654 family protein, with protein sequence MASNVGKLIMETILGLITTAFAFVAGLAWNEAIQALIQQFVGTGSALTSLFTYAIIVTVIAVIVTVILARFAAKMGIELNE
- a CDS encoding deoxyhypusine synthase gives rise to the protein MDKVNQLNVKKDMKVSELIGQFDQSGVLGSGRVARASNILCDMINDVGMNVFMSLGGPLIPGGLRNIVTDMIKNKHVNLIISSGANITHDMLEAFGGNHYRDEGRDDEDLNADGIGRIADINVGSDDFTIFEREIIKIFEDISSRKSKISIQELLYEVGLLIDDENSFLATAARMKTPVFAPGLIDSMFGLQLWMFTQDHDFTVDAVADMHYLSDFVFDSERIGGILLGGGLTKHYTLASTLLKGGLDSAIQITLDRPEAGSLSGAPLQEAKSWSKAKCGSTLETVIGDVTIIFPLIYASVLDKI
- a CDS encoding CBS domain-containing protein — encoded protein: MLTSVQKEILQTLINLYQSSDGKSIKGEDIAEVMNRNPGTIRNQMQSLRSLGLVKGVPGPRGGYKPTIEAYHSLNISISDKEAKVPIYKNDERLNNISVAKIEFTSVPQPGECEAAIKVLGSIKDLNLGDTIKLGPTPVNNLGIMGEIVGRDDMDNILLVDTTTIRSIPKQTVGDIASKNVISLKIDCDLREAARLFSENGIDGAPVMKNGKVVGVFTVTDLIQAIAEDNDEATVGDLMSTKVIIINENLKIAKAIEILFKKSISRLIIADNDNNLLGIVTRTDLINSITNFEQFPIFTN